The Bdellovibrionales bacterium genome segment CAGTTTACTCCAGACAGCTCCCGGGTTTTGTTTGTTGGTGATTTTCATATAGATGAAAAAAAGGAACTCTATTCCATACCTGCTGCAGGAGGAACGCTCGTCCGCTTGGCCGAACAGACATGATCGACAACGGTGATGTTCATGCATTTGAAATATCTCCTGACGGCAGCCATGTTTCTTTTGTTTCCGATAGGGAACAGGATGGGAAGGCGCCCTGCTGGGTGACAAACCCCAGCGGCACAATGCCGCCAAAAGTTGCCTACTTGACTAGCTCCTCAGATGTGTCCATTTCAAAGTGTGATTTTGGCCGAGTTTCCAACGAGCTTTTCATTGTAGGAAATTTGGTCAACTCCTCCTTGGATCGTGCCTTTTTTATCAATTATTGATAGACCAGCGCGCTGGGATATTTGAAAAGAAGGATCTAGACTATAATCTAGACTATAATATTTATATGGCGCGTCTCTCCGACCTACCGAGTCTTGATTATGGAGCTTTGCAAAAGAGAGAATGAATTGGTTTTCTGGTCCGGGGGAGGCAAAGAGACATGTTCAGAACCTACATAAGAGTCACTCTTCGATTATTTTCTTTTGTTGTTTGTCTTTTGTTTCAATTTCAACTGCTCTGCTTTGCCAGTTCAAAAGTTGAAATTCTCGAACCTGTCATTCAGTTTTCCTTCGGATCCTGCAACAAGGAGACGCTCCCTCAACCACTTTGGACCGCTCTCACTGCCATCAAACCACAGTTTTATATCTGGATGGGAGACGCCATTTACGGAGATGCTCGCGATCCCAAGATACTCAAAGAAAAATTTCAAATTCAACTTCATCAGCCGGACTACGCACATTTTATCCAGAAAACGCCGATCATTGGAACCTGGGACGACCACGACTATGGAAAAAATAATGCCGGTCGAAACTGGAAGATCAAGGAGATTGCTCAGCAATATTTTTTGGATTTCATTGGTGAGCCGCCCGTGAGTTCCCCGTCGACAGCAGAAGGGCATATATACTTCTTACCTCATGGGCCCACCTGGGCAGCAGATTAAAATTATTTTGCTCGATACTCGGTATCACAAGTCCCACGCAGATGACATTCCTGATGATATTTTGGGAGAACAGCAATGGGAGTGGCTCGAACGCGAGCTAAAGACGAGTCCGGCCCAAGCCCATTTTCTCGTCAGCAGTTTTTCAGTGCTCTCACCTAGCTTGGCCGGAGGTGAGCAATGGATTGACTTTTCAAATTCCTGGGAACGCTTCAATGAGATTCTCAAACGCACTCATCCTAAGGGTCTTGCCATTCTCACTGGGGACCGACACTTTGGCGGACTGCTCACTCGAAAACTTGAGGATGGTTATACTTATTATGAACTCATGTCGAGCGGACTGACTCATGTCGCAAAGTCTGTCGTCAGATCTGTTTTGCAGCAAATCTACGGAAAAGAGAATACCCTATTTGAGCGAAATTTTGGAAGGATCAAAATCGACTGGGGACAATCGGGGCGAATCAAGCAAATGGAATTTTCTCTTCATTCAGACACCACGATGACTCGTCCTGCTTGGACCCGAGTGTTTGCCCTAAATAACGACAATTGGGTTCTCCAACAATAGTCGGCAGTCGTATTTTTCGATTGGACTTATGTCCAGTTTCTTGAACTCATTCCTCTTCTTCATTTTTTTCGTTGATCAAACTCAATGGCTAACTAGACTTTACCTGTCGTGAAACGTCTCCGTTTTCTCATTTTATTTAGGAACAATAACAAAAGGGGATTTAGCATGTTGAGATCCGAAATTCTAAAGTCACTGGGTTTTAGTTTACTTATCGCTCTGCAAGCTCAAGCCGCCCCTGTTTTCGATAATCCAAACGCCTACTACGGTCAGGATTTCTACAACGAACTCGCCCAAGGAAACCTCAAGAACCAAAATTTAAAAGATAAGCTCAATGCCATTCTTAAAAAAGTTCATATTGGACATCCAGATGACTACGATGAAATTTCTGAAAGCTGTCCCAGTAAAGCAAAGTGCACTCAATTTAGAAAATTCTCGTATAACGAAGCCAGGCAATTTCTATTTGGGCAGCTCCACCTAGAAGCCAGCCCTAAGGGTGGGTATCAACTGCGCACGGTCTATTGCGAAGAAACTCTTGATTCTTCTCGCTTTGGTAGAAATGGTGGCCCGGGTCCTGGCCGCATTCCCGATTCTGCTCTGGTCAATACGGAACACGCCTGGCCCCAAAGCAAATTCAATCGAGCGGAACCCATTAATACCCAAAAGACAGATCTCCACATTCTTTATCCAGTCCTCACTTATGTGAACACGATTCGCGGAAATCGCCCCTATGGCGAGGTTCAAGATCCGCTTCCTTCCCCCTGCCCGGATGTTAAGGTGGGTCGAATATCCGAAGATTCCTCAAATATTTATTTTGAACCGGCGGCAAAAGAGCGAGGAAACCTGGCCAGATCTTTGTTCTATTTCTCTGTTCGATATAAGAATGCCATCGACAAAATTCAAGAGGCCTATCTGAGAAAGTGGAATCACGAGGACCCTGTTTCCGAAGAGGAAAAAGAAAGAAATGACAAGATTTATGACTTTCAAGGAACCCGAAATCCCTTTGTCGACCACCCCGATCTCTCAGATCTCATATCTGATTTCTAATTGGCTAGAAGAGGCTCTTGCACGCAAGATAACTGCGGGTCAGAGCCTCCGAAAGTTCCATTGCGAAAATTCTATGCTCTATTAAGGTTCGTGTTTTTAGGGCTGCATTGAAACACGAATATTCCTCTTGAACCCGATCTAGGATGGCAAATTTTTTCTGGCTGCACATTTTACAAGGCCGAGCTTGATCCCATTCAAAGCCTTCAATGATATCAGTTTGAATACACACTCGACGGGGAAAGGCTTCATGATCTATGCAAATCATCTCCGCCATCACTCGAGAAGGGAGGTTCTTGCCCAGTCGAATTCTCTGACAAAAATAATTTGCAGCAGAATGACAAAGGCTCTCTTTCTCCGACTGATCGAGTCTGGAGAGTTCCTCAATCAATTTATCCGAATAAATTTCATGAGGATTCTCAATGCCCTCCTGCCAACGTCCACAATTTTGAAATAATCCCAAAAGCACAAAAAAAATTGTGCCACACAAAAAAATGAGCCGAAGCTTCTTCGGAGTGAGTAGCGACTGAAGACGAGACCCTTTTGTCATCACACAAATCTACCATTGTCTGGTCCTGATGACAATTTGTTGAAGTCCAGAAAGGAAAATGATTAGAATGATTGAAGCGAAAGACATAAGATATCCAACGGATAAAGAGAAGTGGGGATTCCCGTGAAAACAAAAATTGAAGACATTATGGCTACCGAAGTTATTACGGTGAGTCCAGATACCAATATTCGAGAGGCTTCTATCCTAATGGCCTCCCACAAAATCGGCGCGGTTCTCGTCACGATGGACAAGTCCTTAGTTGGAATGTTTTCAGAGAGGGACCTGCTCAACAGAGTTGTTTCTAAACATATCGACCCTGATTTCACCCTGATTAAAGAGATCATGAGCTCTCCGGTATCGACCATCACAGTTGGGGCTAGCATCAACGACGCCCTTTATGTCATGACGGTCAAGCACATACGACACCTCCCCGTCGTCGATGCTCAAGGCGAACTAAAAGGAATGCTGGGAATTCGCGATCTTCTCGAATCTGTCTTAAATGAGACTATCGACGAATTCGTCACAAAAAAAACAAACAACTAAATGGCGCCATTGTTGAACTAGCCGGGGTTGGTCTTAGGGATATTTTCGCAATTCAATCGGCCTCGCAAAATCGGCCCTGCAAAATTGAGTTCATGCACAAAAAGGTGTTGAGTCTTAGATTCGAGACCCTCCACCCACATCAGATCAAAACCGTTATCCCAACTCTCAGGCTGAAAACAATCCAATAATATTCTATTTCCATCAAAATACTGGATCGTTTCAGAACTTGAGCATGGATACTCCGCGATCTTTTCTAGGCCAGCCGGACCCTCAAAAAAAAGCACTCCTTTGGTTTCAGTTGGACCTGAAGACACCAAATGAACCCTCCATCCAAACTCCACCCCTTCCGGCTCGCCACAGACGACATTCCAAGGATCCTCATCATCGGCCTCGCCAAATGAAAGGAAAAAGGAGATTAAAACGGCGAGACCTTTGAGGAACAGCAATATTCAATCCTTCCGACTGGTGGATCAGCTTTCTGCTCCATGTCCCATAGATTCAGGACACTTCTCACTGGCGATCAAACATACTCTTGCCCTCGGAGCTTGGGTCCAGCTCTGCAGGCGATGCCAAATCACGCAAAATCCTCAGTTCGTCCATTGCCATTCTCGGCATGCGAATATCTCCAGTTCCGGAGAATTCGACATGCAGATTTTGTTCGAGCCGCCGATAGCATCCCACTGCTACTTTGGTGTGAGGTGATCTCTTGATACAAGCCTTGTAGTAAAATTGATTGGCATCTCCCTCACCCATCTCTGAAATAACCTCATATGATTCACCTAATAAATTGAGGGCCTGAGCTTGTTCAACTGAGGATGATTCCGTTCGTAAAAAATCATGGAGAAGCGCTGAAGCACGCAAGTAATGAATGTAGGACCCACGATCCCCCCAATAGTCTTCATTCTTACGAGCCTCTTTCAAGATCTGTTGGGCCTGAATGAGCGGACTCAACGTTGATTTTTTTTCCATTGAGTCTTTCCAAGAAAGAATCGCCTTTTTCCATTCTTCAACATTTGTTTTTTGGTAAGTTGGCAAATTGGAATTTGACAATATGGTGTTCACAATTCGCTCTGCGACCGCTGGATCCTGCTTTGAGCGCACCGCCACGTTCAGAGCTGAATTTCCAGCCTTGACCCAAGCCTCAGCCTCAGTGGAAGCAAGTTGCTTGTCCGATAAAACGACTTCATATTGCTGAATTGCCTGTTCGTAATGGCGCACAGCAGCCAAAAGATCTCCCTTCTCTATCGGATTGAGGCGCTGAAAAGATGCTTCTTTTTGCCAATCCACAAACTCGGGGCCCCATGTTCCTCGCGAATGACAGCGCACGCACATGCCTGTTGCATTTTTCAAAATCACCCGCGAGAAATCCCTTTTTCCTGACTTAAGACCTTCAACTGCCAATTTAATTTCTCGATCCAAAGTGCTCGAAATCACTGACAGATAAGGATCTTTATCCATTTTCTTGCCCAAATCAGTTTTTCCTCTTTCCTTGTTGACGTCATGCGCAAGGCTCGCCATTTTTGTCAGGCTCTCTTGAATTTTAATGCGATTCTCTGGAGCATTAAATTCTCTAGCGCTAACCACGTAAGGGTAAATCTCCACGAGAGTTTGACCCATTTCCTGCATCTGCCCCTTCCAGGCATCACTGGGTGGATCCCCCTTCTTCGCTCCCTGAGAACACGCCCCCAAAAAGAGTGCCACCAATACAAAACCAAGAGCATTTAATAGGAACCGAGAGTCAATTAGACGCTTCATTTTGATGTCTCCCAACAAAGGCCATATCTATAAAAATCAGATCATATTCTGAGTACAATGCTAACAATGACATAAAGAAAACTGAGGATTCCAAGAACCACCCATGTGTTCCTCTGGCGGTCCACTGTGACCTCGAAACTGTTCACCGACACGTTTTCCAGAAAATATCCAATCGAGCGATCATACTGAAAAATACTGGAAACGTAAATGCACAAAAATGTAGCCTCAAAGATACCTGCTGTTACATGCTGCACACCCAAGTATGCTCCATAACCCAACCTACCCACCACTATAAGAATTAACAGCCCCATAATCAGCCGAATCCAAAAACGAATCTGCACCATACCTTCTCTGATCCTTGAATCCGAAAACCGCTCAATGATACGACGATCTCGATGTAGGTTTCGACGATCTGACATTTTGACTCTCCTTGCCGGCGAGTCTCAATTTTAAGCAAATATGTCTCAGATAGTCAGTAAAGATTCCACCAATGGCTGGTGGAATCTTGTAACTAGACCAAAGAAGTGGTTATCGCATTGTACGAAATGCGACGGGACCGCTAAAGGAGGGATCTCCCTCTATTGCAGAAAATACTCTGATCGAATAAAGGGTGTTGGCAGTCAACCCGCTCAGCTCAACACTGTGATTGAGAACACCTGTTACGATCAGTGGCGTCATCCATTTTTGACCGGTGAGACTTTCTGTCACTTCAACTTGTGAGGATGAGAACAGATCTGTCGTCCATGTCACTTGGGCAGAAACTGAGGTGATACTCTCAACCTTCACTTTGGTAATAACGACGGGAATGGTTTCTGGGTTTTGGCTCGGCTTCAAACAGTAACTGATATAGACTTCTGAGTTCTCAAGCCCCGCATACCCAGTCAAATGTAGCTCCGAAACCAGTTGTTCAAATTTAAACGGAACCCCAACCCCATCAACCTCAGCCTGAATTGTGGTTTCATCGATTTCGCGACCTCTATTATCTAAGGGATATTCCGTAATTAAATTCAGTTTTTTGGTCACTAAACTCCCGATCTGCGCCAATCCTTCATAGAGACGTCCTCCGGCAAGATCTACCATCAACCCATTGTTCGCTCTAATAATATCTGTGACCCCATAGGCTATTTCGTTTTCACCATCAGCTGGAAATTTTGAATCTTCGAAATAGATAATGCCAGAGACAAGCAATGGACGCTGACCCTGATGATCTCGAATTTTTAAATAGGTGCTTTCTGGAGTGAGCTGTTGGCAATACTTATTAAAGGCAGGTGTTTCTTTGCGGTCTGGATCATAGACCGGAGTTACACCCTCGGGATAGCGAGCACAAATATCGTTCTCATCAGCAACAAAGACGAGAGCCAAAGCAGCATCTTCTCGAAAAAAGCCCAGCGCCTTAGATTCAGCTAACTTATCGGCATCCAAGGCTCGCGACAATGAATAAAGACCAACTTCCCCACCATCTGTTTCATTTTCTGTGGCCACATTTGCCATTCGGCTACGAAGAATTGTGCGGATATCAGCTAAAGCCATCGTTTCTGTATCAAGGACAAATGGTCCCACCTCTTTGTAACGATAGAGCTTTCCCGACCAGGTACCAGCGTGCGCCAACATGATTCCAATTCTCACGTTCGCATCCGAAGGAAGGGCCCCCACAAAGGCATCAACTCCATCCCCTATGGAAGTCCGTTCTTCATTCAATGAGCCCGAGGTATCAACCATAAATAGCACATCAATATTTTTAGTAATCTCAGCCTTTGGCTGATACTGAGTGTAAGAAAAACAGCTGTCTGGAGGAAATTTCCGCACAAGATCTGGAGGAACATGCTCCGGAGGCGTATTGACCGCCGTATCAAGCGCTCCCTGTTCCATTTCATTTAGCGGGCACCCAGAAGAAAAAAGGACAATAGACGCAAGACAAAATAGACCAAGAATTCCATGTAAATGTCTCATATTGAACTCCTCAGGACAGCAAACGTTTCAACTTTTTTCCTGATACCGGAGACAACTTACATGCAATGACTCTTCCCGGATCCAACCATGACCAAATTCAGACTACACCGAAGAGGCCTTAAAATAAATTGCCAATACTTAGACATTTTATCGAAGTTTCCCAAAGAGAAACGCTCAATGACCGCCATTCAACCACCAGTTGCTTTTGTAATTGAAAAACGCCCAACATTTAAACGATAAAAATTTTCTAAGATTTTCCGAAAACTGACTTCTTATGATCCAACGACCTACAATGAGATGCTTTGTCTCATTTTCAAGAATTGAAAAACCACGGCCGGTCGCCCTAGACCACCGGCCATTTACCTAACCAAGAGGTTCTATGCTATGCAACCGACTATTTGGAAATCTCGGCGCTCTTAATATAGTCCATTTGTGGGAAGGAGTCCTTCAGGTAGCTGTTGCCTTTGCTCTGGATAGCCCCCTGGTCTGGTCTTTCGCCATAAGCACTGTAAAGTTTTTTAACAACGTCCATGCCTTCAACGACTTTTGCCACGGGAGAAAAGCCCATGCTGTCAAGTCGAGTGTTATCGCCCAAATTAATGAACAATTGGGTTGTTCGAGTTCCAGGGCCCGCTGTGGCAAAAGAAATGGTTCCCATTTTATTGGACTCCTTGACGGGATCATCTTCGATATTTTTGTTCTTCCATTGCGAAGACACAATGGGGTCTCCATGAATTCCAAACTGGACGACAAAGCCATCGACCACCCGGAAGAAAGCAATGTCCTTGAAAAAACCACTTTGAACCAATTCATAAAGGCGATCGACTCCCTTCGG includes the following:
- a CDS encoding peptidylprolyl isomerase, with the translated sequence MLKQKIAVFAAAAVFFTVSLGGKALAEGENKGKTQKKSTSDGEAAKSAGGESKVDKTIVGKEKKVSQTPEKFKIVLDTTKGKVAIEANRSWSPKGVDRLYELVQSGFFKDIAFFRVVDGFVVQFGIHGDPIVSSQWKNKNIEDDPVKESNKMGTISFATAGPGTRTTQLFINLGDNTRLDSMGFSPVAKVVEGMDVVKKLYSAYGERPDQGAIQSKGNSYLKDSFPQMDYIKSAEISK
- a CDS encoding endonuclease, with protein sequence MLRSEILKSLGFSLLIALQAQAAPVFDNPNAYYGQDFYNELAQGNLKNQNLKDKLNAILKKVHIGHPDDYDEISESCPSKAKCTQFRKFSYNEARQFLFGQLHLEASPKGGYQLRTVYCEETLDSSRFGRNGGPGPGRIPDSALVNTEHAWPQSKFNRAEPINTQKTDLHILYPVLTYVNTIRGNRPYGEVQDPLPSPCPDVKVGRISEDSSNIYFEPAAKERGNLARSLFYFSVRYKNAIDKIQEAYLRKWNHEDPVSEEEKERNDKIYDFQGTRNPFVDHPDLSDLISDF
- a CDS encoding CBS domain-containing protein, with the translated sequence MKTKIEDIMATEVITVSPDTNIREASILMASHKIGAVLVTMDKSLVGMFSERDLLNRVVSKHIDPDFTLIKEIMSSPVSTITVGASINDALYVMTVKHIRHLPVVDAQGELKGMLGIRDLLESVLNETIDEFVTKKTNN
- a CDS encoding alkaline phosphatase family protein, producing the protein MFRTYIRVTLRLFSFVVCLLFQFQLLCFASSKVEILEPVIQFSFGSCNKETLPQPLWTALTAIKPQFYIWMGDAIYGDARDPKILKEKFQIQLHQPDYAHFIQKTPIIGTWDDHDYGKNNAGRNWKIKEIAQQYFLDFIGEPPVSSPSTAEGHIYFLPHGPTWAAD
- a CDS encoding fibronectin type III domain-containing protein — protein: MRHLHGILGLFCLASIVLFSSGCPLNEMEQGALDTAVNTPPEHVPPDLVRKFPPDSCFSYTQYQPKAEITKNIDVLFMVDTSGSLNEERTSIGDGVDAFVGALPSDANVRIGIMLAHAGTWSGKLYRYKEVGPFVLDTETMALADIRTILRSRMANVATENETDGGEVGLYSLSRALDADKLAESKALGFFREDAALALVFVADENDICARYPEGVTPVYDPDRKETPAFNKYCQQLTPESTYLKIRDHQGQRPLLVSGIIYFEDSKFPADGENEIAYGVTDIIRANNGLMVDLAGGRLYEGLAQIGSLVTKKLNLITEYPLDNRGREIDETTIQAEVDGVGVPFKFEQLVSELHLTGYAGLENSEVYISYCLKPSQNPETIPVVITKVKVESITSVSAQVTWTTDLFSSSQVEVTESLTGQKWMTPLIVTGVLNHSVELSGLTANTLYSIRVFSAIEGDPSFSGPVAFRTMR